A section of the Mycolicibacterium anyangense genome encodes:
- a CDS encoding ArsA family ATPase: MKPPPPPAADAGTDARARISFFVGKGGVGKSTLASASAVRAALTGERVLAVSTDQAHSLGDVLGVPVPPTGTREPVRILTEQEGGHLDALALDTLALLSDRWRDVAPVLAARFPESDIKDLAPEELSAFPGVQEVLGLAEVAALADSGQWDYLVVDCASTADAMRMLTLPAAFAMYVERAWPRHRRLSSAVEDIRGAATVAVVESVAAGMEGLSALLTDGERVTAHLVLTAERVVAAEAVRTLGSLSLMGVAVAELIVNQVLLQDDSYEYRNLPDHPAFDWYAERISEQQTVLDELATTIGDTALVLAPHLAGEPIGPKALGQLLDSVRRRGGAAPPGPLRPVVDRESGSGLDAVYRLRLELPQVDSGTLTLGRVDDDLIIGVAGMRRRVRLASVLRRCIVTDAALRGTELTVRFRPNPEVWPA; encoded by the coding sequence GTGAAGCCCCCACCGCCTCCCGCCGCCGATGCGGGCACCGATGCCCGGGCCCGGATCAGCTTCTTCGTCGGCAAAGGGGGAGTGGGGAAATCCACGCTGGCCTCGGCCAGTGCGGTGCGTGCCGCGCTGACCGGCGAGCGGGTGCTGGCGGTGTCGACCGACCAGGCGCACTCGCTGGGGGACGTCCTGGGTGTACCCGTGCCGCCGACGGGTACTCGGGAGCCCGTGCGCATCCTCACCGAGCAGGAAGGGGGGCACCTCGACGCGCTCGCGCTGGACACCCTGGCCCTGCTGTCGGACCGCTGGCGTGACGTCGCACCGGTGCTGGCTGCACGATTCCCCGAATCGGATATCAAAGACCTTGCCCCGGAGGAACTTTCGGCATTCCCTGGCGTCCAGGAGGTGCTCGGGCTGGCCGAGGTCGCTGCGTTGGCCGACAGTGGGCAGTGGGACTACCTGGTGGTGGATTGCGCGTCGACCGCCGATGCCATGCGGATGCTGACCCTGCCCGCGGCGTTCGCCATGTACGTCGAGCGGGCCTGGCCGCGGCACCGCCGGCTCAGCTCCGCGGTCGAGGACATCCGGGGTGCGGCCACCGTGGCGGTGGTGGAGTCCGTCGCCGCCGGGATGGAGGGTTTGTCGGCTCTGCTCACCGATGGTGAGCGGGTCACCGCCCACCTGGTGCTCACCGCCGAACGGGTGGTCGCCGCCGAAGCCGTGCGTACTCTGGGTTCGCTGTCGTTGATGGGGGTGGCCGTCGCCGAGCTGATCGTCAACCAGGTTCTGCTTCAAGATGATTCGTATGAGTACCGAAACCTGCCGGATCACCCCGCCTTCGATTGGTACGCCGAGCGGATCTCCGAACAGCAGACCGTCCTGGACGAACTGGCCACGACGATCGGGGACACCGCACTGGTGCTGGCGCCGCACCTGGCCGGCGAACCGATCGGCCCCAAGGCGCTCGGGCAGTTGCTCGACAGCGTGCGGCGCCGCGGCGGCGCCGCACCACCTGGGCCGCTGCGCCCGGTCGTCGACCGCGAATCGGGCTCCGGTCTCGATGCCGTGTATCGGTTGCGGCTAGAGTTGCCGCAGGTCGACTCGGGCACGCTGACGCTGGGCCGGGTCGACGACGACCTGATCATCGGCGTCGCCGGAATGCGGCGCCGGGTGCGGCTCGCCTCGGTGCTACGCCGCTGCATCGTGACCGACGCGGCACTGCGCGGTACCGAGCTGACAGTGCGCTTTCGACCCAACCCGGAGGTGTGGCCGGCGTG
- a CDS encoding SRPBCC family protein, with the protein MADKTAQTIYIDADPRTVMDVIADIGSYPQWVSEYKETEVLEADEQGYPLTARLHLDAAVLRDTMVLAYVWPADRTSVRWSLVSSTLLKALDGAYILRPKGSGTEVTYELAVDLMIPMIGLLKRKAERRLTDTALKDLKKRVEG; encoded by the coding sequence GTGGCTGACAAAACGGCGCAGACCATCTACATCGATGCGGATCCGCGCACGGTCATGGACGTGATCGCCGACATCGGGTCCTACCCGCAATGGGTGTCGGAGTACAAGGAGACCGAGGTCCTCGAAGCCGACGAGCAGGGTTACCCGCTGACCGCGCGGTTGCACTTGGACGCCGCAGTGCTGCGCGACACCATGGTGCTGGCCTATGTCTGGCCCGCCGATCGCACGTCGGTGCGCTGGTCGCTGGTGTCGAGCACCTTGCTCAAGGCTCTCGACGGGGCATACATCTTGCGGCCCAAAGGTTCTGGAACCGAGGTCACCTACGAGCTCGCGGTGGACCTGATGATCCCGATGATCGGTCTGCTCAAGCGCAAGGCCGAACGCCGACTCACCGACACCGCCCTGAAGGATCTGAAGAAGCGGGTCGAGGGCTGA
- a CDS encoding polyketide cyclase / dehydrase and lipid transport, translating to MHSIQIADEMFVAADPAAVGRAVGDRASWRRWWPDLRLEVVEDRADKGVRWTVTGPLTGTMEIWLEPVLDGVLLHYFLHAEPTGVAAWELAKMNLPKLTHQRRVAGKRMAFEVKATLEANRPVGVAPQR from the coding sequence ATGCACAGCATCCAGATCGCCGACGAGATGTTTGTCGCCGCGGACCCGGCGGCCGTCGGCCGGGCGGTGGGGGATCGAGCCAGCTGGCGGCGATGGTGGCCGGACCTTCGGTTGGAGGTCGTGGAGGACCGCGCCGACAAAGGCGTGCGCTGGACCGTCACCGGGCCGCTGACCGGGACCATGGAGATCTGGCTGGAGCCGGTGCTCGACGGTGTTCTGCTGCACTATTTCCTGCACGCCGAACCGACCGGGGTGGCGGCCTGGGAGCTGGCGAAGATGAATCTGCCGAAGCTGACCCATCAGCGTCGGGTGGCGGGCAAGCGGATGGCCTTCGAGGTCAAGGCCACGCTCGAGGCGAACCGTCCGGTGGGGGTCGCACCCCAGCGGTGA
- a CDS encoding AMP-dependent synthetase/ligase, translating to MREYSVPAPFTISEHDNVVSSVYDHERDDPDYVILQRQVDGAWTDVTCAEVAGQIRSAALGLIASGVQAGDRVALLSATRYEWVILDYAILSVGAVTVPIYETSSAEQVRWVLEDSGAVVAFTETEAHAQLVDELRGELPALRTTFRIEGGGALDQLAEAAASVDGAELTRRLDGLRSDNPATLIYTSGTTGRPKGVQLTHSNLLYETRGAATCFPTLLRQHERLLVFLPLAHVLARALSMTAFANKVTLGYTSDIKNLVPMLQQFKPTIVVSVPRVFEKVYNTAELNAQDSGKGRIFALAAKTAIAYSEALESGSPSVALKLGHAVFDRLVYGKLRAALGGDCRAAISGGAPLGKRLGHFYRGVGLSIYEGYGLTETSAAITVNRIGELKVGSVGKLVPGNSMRIAQDGELLVKGGVVFSGYWHNEKATGEAIVDGWFHTGDLASIDSEGFLSITGRKKEIIVTAGGKNVAPAVLEDALRAHPLISQAMAVGDNQPFIGALIAIDPESFEVWKQHRGKSADASVGDLREDPDLVAEIELAVKDANQHVSHAESIRKFRILPCDFTVLTGELTPTLKVKRNVVAQKFADEIDAIYAK from the coding sequence GTGCGTGAGTACAGCGTTCCGGCGCCGTTCACCATTTCGGAGCACGACAACGTCGTCAGCTCGGTCTACGACCACGAGCGAGACGACCCGGACTATGTGATCCTGCAACGCCAGGTCGACGGCGCCTGGACCGACGTGACGTGCGCCGAGGTGGCCGGCCAGATCCGCTCGGCCGCGCTGGGATTGATCGCCTCCGGCGTGCAGGCCGGTGACCGGGTCGCACTGCTGTCGGCCACCCGCTACGAGTGGGTGATCCTGGACTACGCGATCCTGTCGGTCGGCGCCGTCACCGTCCCGATCTACGAGACCTCCTCGGCCGAGCAGGTCCGCTGGGTACTCGAGGACTCCGGCGCGGTGGTGGCGTTCACCGAGACCGAGGCCCACGCACAGCTGGTCGACGAGTTGCGCGGTGAACTGCCGGCACTGCGCACGACGTTCCGGATCGAGGGCGGGGGCGCCCTCGATCAGCTGGCCGAGGCTGCCGCGTCCGTCGACGGCGCCGAACTGACCCGGCGGCTCGACGGTCTGCGCTCCGACAACCCGGCCACCCTGATCTACACCTCCGGCACCACCGGCCGGCCCAAGGGCGTGCAGCTGACCCACTCCAACCTGCTGTACGAGACCCGCGGCGCGGCAACGTGTTTCCCGACCCTGCTGCGCCAGCACGAGCGGCTGCTGGTGTTCCTGCCGCTGGCACACGTGCTGGCCCGCGCACTGTCGATGACGGCGTTCGCCAACAAGGTGACCCTGGGCTACACCAGCGATATCAAGAACCTGGTGCCCATGTTGCAGCAGTTCAAGCCCACCATCGTGGTGTCGGTGCCCCGGGTGTTCGAAAAGGTCTACAACACAGCCGAATTGAACGCCCAGGACAGCGGCAAGGGCCGCATCTTCGCGTTGGCCGCCAAGACCGCGATCGCCTACAGCGAGGCACTGGAATCCGGCTCACCCTCCGTGGCGCTCAAGCTGGGGCACGCGGTGTTCGACCGGTTGGTGTACGGCAAGCTGCGGGCCGCCCTGGGTGGTGACTGCCGGGCGGCGATCTCCGGCGGTGCACCGCTGGGCAAGCGCCTTGGGCACTTCTACCGCGGTGTCGGGCTGTCGATCTACGAGGGCTACGGCCTCACCGAGACCAGCGCGGCCATCACGGTCAACCGCATCGGCGAACTCAAGGTCGGCTCGGTGGGCAAGCTGGTGCCGGGCAACAGCATGAGGATCGCGCAGGACGGCGAGTTGCTGGTCAAGGGCGGCGTGGTGTTCAGCGGCTACTGGCACAACGAGAAGGCCACCGGCGAGGCCATCGTCGACGGCTGGTTCCACACCGGCGACCTGGCCAGCATCGACTCCGAGGGCTTCCTGTCGATCACCGGCCGGAAGAAGGAGATCATCGTCACCGCGGGCGGAAAGAACGTGGCACCGGCGGTGCTCGAGGATGCGCTGCGGGCGCACCCGCTGATCAGCCAGGCGATGGCGGTCGGGGACAACCAGCCGTTCATCGGCGCGCTGATCGCCATCGATCCGGAGTCCTTCGAGGTCTGGAAGCAGCATCGCGGCAAGTCGGCCGACGCCTCGGTCGGCGATCTGCGCGAGGATCCGGATCTGGTGGCCGAGATCGAGCTCGCGGTCAAGGACGCCAATCAGCATGTCTCCCATGCCGAGTCGATCCGCAAGTTCCGGATCCTGCCGTGCGACTTCACCGTGCTCACCGGCGAGCTGACCCCGACGCTGAAGGTCAAGCGCAACGTGGTGGCGCAGAAGTTCGCCGACGAGATCGACGCCATCTACGCCAAGTAG
- a CDS encoding cutinase family protein, with protein sequence MDTPSLLTSLAAAAVAAAAVTLIPAAPAAADDGCPDVEVIFARGTGEPPGPGRVGQAFADALAGQLGGRSMGVYGVNYPASLNFLAAASGADDAAARIADMTVRCPQTRLVLGGFSQGAAAVSMLAGVPPVGERIGSIGSAAPLPPDAVGRVAAVAVFGNPGARFGSPLSSTGAFAGRAIDVCVPGDPICSNGRNRSAHSAYELPPYPQQAAGFVAGLL encoded by the coding sequence ATGGATACGCCGTCGCTCCTGACGTCCCTGGCCGCAGCCGCTGTGGCCGCTGCCGCGGTGACCCTGATCCCGGCCGCTCCTGCCGCCGCCGATGACGGCTGCCCCGACGTCGAGGTCATCTTCGCCCGCGGCACCGGCGAACCGCCCGGGCCCGGCCGGGTGGGCCAGGCCTTCGCCGATGCGCTGGCCGGCCAGCTCGGCGGCCGATCGATGGGGGTCTACGGCGTCAACTATCCGGCCAGTCTGAACTTCCTGGCCGCGGCATCCGGCGCCGACGACGCGGCGGCGCGCATCGCCGACATGACGGTGCGCTGCCCGCAGACCCGGTTGGTACTCGGCGGCTTCTCCCAAGGGGCGGCGGCGGTCTCGATGCTGGCCGGGGTGCCGCCGGTCGGCGAACGCATCGGCAGCATCGGTTCGGCCGCCCCGCTGCCGCCGGATGCCGTCGGTCGGGTGGCCGCGGTCGCGGTGTTCGGCAATCCCGGCGCACGGTTCGGCAGCCCGCTGTCGAGCACCGGCGCCTTCGCGGGACGGGCCATCGACGTGTGTGTGCCGGGCGACCCGATCTGCTCGAACGGCCGCAACCGGTCCGCCCACAGCGCCTACGAACTGCCGCCGTACCCGCAGCAGGCGGCCGGCTTCGTCGCCGGCCTGCTCTGA
- a CDS encoding glycosyltransferase family 4 protein yields the protein MTRILLVTNDFPPRPGGIQSYLEQFVGRLAATGQHELWVYAPRWKGCQEYDAAAGYPIVRHPGTLMLPEPGVEHRMRDLIAEHAIETVWFGAAAPLALMANRARRAGAARVVACTHGHEVGWSMLPVARSALRRIGDTADVVTYVSEYTRGRFASAFGPRANLQHLPPGVDADRFRPDPAARDDLRARYRLGQRPTVVCVSRLVPRKGQDMLITALPDIRRRVPDAALVIVGGGPHAEQLHRLAREAGVVDDVVFTGGVPSAELPAHYAMADVFAMPCRTRGYGLDVEGLGIVFLEASATGVPVVAGSSGGAPETVRDGETGRVVDGRSHAQIVEAVSAILADPALAARMGEAGRRWVREDWSWQAKTARLSELISGVAPVV from the coding sequence ATGACGCGGATCCTGCTGGTCACCAATGACTTTCCGCCGCGCCCCGGCGGCATCCAGTCCTATCTGGAACAGTTCGTCGGGCGGCTGGCCGCGACCGGACAGCATGAACTGTGGGTCTACGCCCCACGCTGGAAAGGCTGTCAGGAGTACGACGCCGCCGCCGGCTACCCGATCGTGCGACACCCAGGCACCCTGATGCTGCCCGAGCCCGGAGTCGAGCACCGGATGCGTGACCTGATCGCCGAGCACGCCATCGAGACGGTGTGGTTCGGGGCGGCCGCACCGCTGGCGCTGATGGCCAACCGGGCTCGCCGCGCGGGGGCCGCGCGCGTCGTGGCATGCACCCACGGTCACGAAGTGGGGTGGTCCATGCTGCCGGTCGCCCGCTCGGCCCTGCGGCGTATCGGCGACACCGCGGACGTGGTGACCTACGTCAGCGAGTACACCAGGGGCAGGTTCGCCTCGGCATTCGGGCCCAGGGCCAACCTGCAGCATCTGCCGCCGGGGGTGGACGCCGACCGGTTCCGGCCGGATCCCGCTGCCCGCGACGACCTGCGCGCGCGCTACCGGCTCGGGCAGCGGCCCACGGTGGTCTGCGTATCCCGGCTGGTCCCACGCAAGGGGCAGGACATGCTCATCACGGCGCTGCCCGACATCCGGCGCCGCGTCCCCGACGCCGCCCTGGTGATCGTCGGCGGCGGTCCGCACGCCGAGCAGTTGCACCGACTGGCCCGCGAGGCCGGGGTCGTCGACGATGTGGTGTTCACCGGCGGCGTGCCCAGCGCCGAGCTGCCCGCCCACTACGCCATGGCCGACGTCTTCGCCATGCCATGCCGGACCCGAGGTTACGGGCTCGATGTCGAAGGCCTGGGGATCGTCTTCCTGGAGGCCTCGGCCACCGGGGTGCCGGTGGTTGCCGGCAGCTCTGGCGGGGCGCCGGAGACCGTGCGCGACGGGGAGACCGGCCGCGTGGTGGACGGCCGCTCGCACGCGCAGATCGTCGAGGCCGTCAGTGCCATCCTCGCCGACCCGGCGCTGGCGGCCCGGATGGGGGAGGCCGGCCGACGGTGGGTGCGCGAGGACTGGTCATGGCAGGCCAAGACCGCCCGACTGTCCGAACTCATCAGTGGCGTCGCACCCGTCGTGTGA
- the ripC gene encoding peptidoglycan hydrolase RipC: MSFDRRSLAKRVLRRHVVGGIAGLAVFSAVISGTVHADPADDGVAKLNELSRQAEQLTESMHSAQLDLDKKLQVQAAAEKKHVDDLAAVDAAKAQLATYQVSVDKFAAAMYMGGRTDGFNAILTAESPQGLIDKMAVQKVMATEMSAQMQNYRRVSDESAKAEAASAQSAADAKTAAEQAAAVRADLQRKQSQLQVQIAIVKSRYQMLTPEQRTALAAPGPPPPPEVLAAPAPDALPPIDAPPPPPEAAEVVPMAAVPAPSEGSGEGAIAVQAALTRIGDPYVWGGSGPNQFDCSGLVMWAFQQAGIFLPHSSQALAAGGQPVSMDNIQPGDVVNYYSDASHSAIYIGDGMMVHASTFGVPVRVAPVNNAPIYNIRRY, from the coding sequence TTGAGTTTTGATCGCAGGTCCCTGGCGAAACGCGTTCTTCGACGCCATGTTGTGGGTGGGATCGCGGGTCTGGCAGTGTTCTCCGCCGTTATCTCCGGAACTGTGCACGCCGACCCCGCCGACGACGGCGTGGCAAAGCTCAACGAGCTGTCCCGTCAGGCTGAACAGCTGACCGAGTCCATGCATTCCGCTCAGCTTGATCTTGACAAGAAGCTGCAAGTGCAGGCCGCTGCCGAGAAGAAGCATGTCGACGACCTCGCCGCCGTCGATGCCGCCAAGGCTCAGCTGGCTACCTATCAGGTTTCTGTCGACAAGTTTGCTGCCGCCATGTACATGGGCGGCCGCACGGATGGTTTCAACGCCATCCTGACTGCCGAGTCGCCGCAGGGCCTGATCGACAAGATGGCCGTCCAGAAGGTGATGGCCACCGAGATGTCGGCGCAGATGCAGAACTATCGCCGCGTCTCCGACGAGTCCGCCAAGGCCGAGGCGGCCTCGGCGCAATCGGCCGCCGACGCCAAGACCGCCGCCGAACAGGCCGCCGCCGTGCGGGCCGACCTGCAGCGCAAGCAGTCGCAATTGCAGGTCCAGATCGCGATCGTGAAGTCGCGTTATCAGATGCTCACCCCGGAGCAGCGGACCGCGCTGGCCGCCCCCGGACCGCCTCCGCCGCCGGAGGTGCTGGCCGCGCCCGCACCCGATGCGCTGCCCCCGATCGACGCGCCCCCGCCGCCGCCGGAGGCCGCCGAGGTGGTCCCGATGGCCGCCGTGCCTGCCCCCAGCGAGGGTTCCGGTGAGGGCGCGATCGCCGTACAGGCCGCGCTGACCCGGATCGGTGACCCTTACGTGTGGGGCGGCTCGGGCCCCAACCAGTTCGACTGTTCGGGGCTGGTGATGTGGGCCTTCCAGCAGGCCGGCATCTTCCTGCCGCACTCCAGCCAGGCGCTGGCCGCCGGCGGACAACCGGTCTCGATGGACAACATCCAGCCCGGTGACGTCGTCAACTACTACTCCGACGCCTCGCACTCGGCGATCTACATCGGCGACGGCATGATGGTGCACGCGTCGACATTCGGCGTGCCGGTGCGGGTCGCCCCGGTGAACAACGCGCCGATCTACAACATCCGCCGGTACTGA